The nucleotide sequence CCTCCATAATTTCTCATCATTGTATTCTCCAAATGGATCTAAATTCTCTCTCACAGATGCCCTAAAAGTATGAGCTTCTTGTGGAATAATGGTCAAATGATGTCTAAGGTCATATAATCCAATTTCACCAATATTAATTCCGTCAATTTCGATATCACCACCAGTAGCCTCGATGATTCTAAACAATGCTAATGTTAAAGATGATTTTCCTGCACCTGTTCGTCCAACTATtccaactttttctttggaAGCAATCgtcaattcaatttcccGCAACACAGGGTCCAAGTGAGCTCTATAAGCAGTACtatactttttgaaattaacCACACCATGTGCTGGCCATGATTTGTCTGgtctcttttcttcaataatcATTGGAGCTTCAGAGGGTAAATCACAGTATTCAATAATCCTCTCTATTGCAACTCCACCAGATTGCATATCAGCCCAGTATCTAACCACTGAGTTTAAGATGTAAGTAATAGTCAATGAATATGTCATAACAAATCCCAAAACACTTGGCAATATCGGATGCTTACCCCCCAAGGTCACAACAGCTAACAATGCTGTACAAAACATGATACTAGACgaaattgattgtaatCTCATGGACAACCATCTATTACAATTCTGAATAACAACTCCAATCAATGCTTTGTCATCAATGAactttttgcttttgtgCACAAATCTGTCACGTTGAAAAAAAGCTTTGATGGTCTCAACACCATTGATCGATTCTTGAATAGTTGCCAACACTGGTGACTTTGCAACAGACTCCAATCTTTTCAACTCTCTAGCTGTTGGAATAAACCTAACTCTGAAATAATTGTatacaaacaacaatccaGCAATAACTAAAAACATTCCCGGAAGGGAATAAAATATCACTCCAAAAGTAACCAAACCGTTAAGTACAGTTGATATAAAGCCAATTAACATCCAAGGCAAATGCATGTCAATCTTACCAATGTCCTCGGTAAACCTGTTCAAAATACGACCAACCGGAGTTGTATCGAAAAAGGACATTGGCGAGTGCAAGACTGAGTTAGCCATTTTGTTGTGGAAATAAGCGGCTCCTTTGACAATACAATAGCCCCATATAACAAGAGCAGTCAAGTAGGTCAACAATCCCGAAAGAACACCAAGTGCTGCGTAAAGTCCCAAAAAGAATGCAGGGTTGACAGTTTTGTTCTCCTCCTTATTCAAACCCGACCAATAACTCAATAAATATTTCTCACCAACGGTGATCAACAAGGTAAACAATGTACCCACAACATAGACTGAAAAGTATTTGTAGTCACAAGCCACAATATATTGTTTAAATACGTTCCATGGAACAGTACCTTTTCTCGTTTCTTCCTCAGTATGACCTGTCTTCCTCACGACTCCatcttgttcttcttcatccttGTCATATGAATGATTGTAGGAGACCAATGAAGCGCGACGTAAGACTGCTTGTTGGACAACACCCCTATTCTCTTCACCCACAtagtcaacaatttcatctaCCAAATCCTCTGTCTGGAGTGTTTCTTTTGGATCTACTGGTTTAGATTGCTCGACTTGCTCCTGCCCAAGGGCTTCCGACTCATTACCTTCGTCTTTaccttctttctttcttccatactctttgatcaaagatGCCAAATCTCCTTTACTTTTCATAACAGTGTCATAATTACCATGCTCGACTATAGAACCACCAACCAAAAGATAAATATCATTAGCTTCGTGTAAAACAGGAACCGAGTTTGTGGCTAAAACCTTTGTTCGGTCACCAATAATACCAGTATCTGACAAAACTTGTTTGATCAATGCTTTACCAACGTGAGCATCAACAGCAGACAAAACATCGTCTAAAAGATAAATATCTGCTCTTGCATATACGGCTCTTGCCAAAGAGATTCTTGCCTTTTGACCACCACTCAAAGATATCCCCTTTTCTCCGACAACTGTTTGATCCCCATCGGGTAAATTTTTGAAGTCAGATACCAATTCACACGCAATGATCGTTTTTCTGTAGAATTCGGAATCGTACTTGTGACCAAACAAAATGTTTTCCTTGACTGTACCATTCAAAATCCACGGATTTTGAGGACAATATGCAATGGAtccaaaagtttcaatGCTTGGAAAAGCGGTAGCGTTTCCATCGGaatattttggaatttgaattggaatatCTCCCAAGATAGCCTTTATCAACGATGACTTTCCAGTACcaacttttccaacaatACATGTTAGCTTGCCTTTTTTAGCGACAAAGTTGATATCCTTCAAGGCAATATTTGTGGATGCAGTTTCTTGTATTTCACTCTCTTCATCTCGGTATTCCTGTGCGTCATCTGCATTAGCATTCCAGATGAAGGTGGCATTCTTTACAATGACCGAGTCTTCTGCACTATCTTTTGCATTCAAATCTCTTTTGACATGCCCTTGCTGATCATCTGCCAATTCATCTAAACAAAGCAACTCTCCAATACGCGATAACGATGTGGAAACTTCAAttatatcaacaatgaaatttggaatcaacaacatagGTTCGGACAACAAGTCAAACAATGCCAATGCTGGGAAAACAATATCTGGAGTTAAAGGGACCTTGTAAAAGTAAGAATAAGCTGCGTAAGTAGCGCAACTGACAAAGAATGGGATACATGACCATAAAAATTGGGCCAAGGCACTAACAacaccaatttttttaataTTTGTTAACTCTCTATCATTTCTAATATGACCCAAGCGCTTCAACATTGGTTTCTCCCATGAGTAGAATTTAATACTCTTTGCCGAGTTCAAAATTTCTGTTATCAAACTTGTCCTGTCATCCTTatctttcatcaattggatGTAATTTTTGGACATAGAAGCATTGACGTATGTTGCTAATGGCGTTACAACCGCGGCTGTCAAAACACCTGCCCAGGTAGCATTACGAAACAACTGATACAAGGAGAACAAGCATACAATCAACTTTAATGGCGCTGAAATGAACTCACCAAGACTCCAACAGAACCAAAAGATGATGTCTATGTCCATTGTAAtgtggttgatgatatCTCCTGTAGGCTTGTTCTTACGTGACTGCGGTGATAACCGTAGTGCCTTTTCGTAAATGATTGTTGTCAAAGAAGATTGAATACCGCACCCGATATTGAATT is from Candida orthopsilosis Co 90-125, chromosome 1 draft sequence and encodes:
- a CDS encoding Mlt1 vacuolar membrane transporter (member of MRP subfamily of ABC family); translation: MNLSSMGLNKELIMGYSPSEMSLFSPSSLLHTFNFINFNEESTINLESKTHKFIIPSPLYSKRNNALNPEFVYLIGIVISLFFGLLLAFRLLGLSIRSKKQSFIYTPKPALQNFKIASITAQTVFLVSLWALTRLSVFFVLIPVTILALVIAVIEFRASPIPVSESLLFWIVNTAYLFAAFVQDSVSKHKVFGFNGPSFILEVLLVVNSLSIFILEVGYYKPGFDDSDLPFMDKVNLFSYITFYYLQPLIDQIYKTDDVKFEDLPNILGELSCDETKPRVMKYWADQKEKTKGKPGLTTKLWALIRRKKVENKPNLFAAIFGAFAPDFYKNFVLNIIQTALVFAQPFVLRKFIQFFTAYFYNHEKPPIIIGYFWSSLMFAISCANFITFNQAFTLQFNIGCGIQSSLTTIIYEKALRLSPQSRKNKPTGDIINHITMDIDIIFWFCWSLGEFISAPLKLIVCLFSLYQLFRNATWAGVLTAAVVTPLATYVNASMSKNYIQLMKDKDDRTSLITEILNSAKSIKFYSWEKPMLKRLGHIRNDRELTNIKKIGVVSALAQFLWSCIPFFVSCATYAAYSYFYKVPLTPDIVFPALALFDLLSEPMLLIPNFIVDIIEVSTSLSRIGELLCLDELADDQQGHVKRDLNAKDSAEDSVIVKNATFIWNANADDAQEYRDEESEIQETASTNIALKDINFVAKKGKLTCIVGKVGTGKSSLIKAILGDIPIQIPKYSDGNATAFPSIETFGSIAYCPQNPWILNGTVKENILFGHKYDSEFYRKTIIACELVSDFKNLPDGDQTVVGEKGISLSGGQKARISLARAVYARADIYLLDDVLSAVDAHVGKALIKQVLSDTGIIGDRTKVLATNSVPVLHEANDIYLLVGGSIVEHGNYDTVMKSKGDLASLIKEYGRKKEGKDEGNESEALGQEQVEQSKPVDPKETLQTEDLVDEIVDYVGEENRGVVQQAVLRRASLVSYNHSYDKDEEEQDGVVRKTGHTEEETRKGTVPWNVFKQYIVACDYKYFSVYVVGTLFTLLITVGEKYLLSYWSGLNKEENKTVNPAFFLGLYAALGVLSGLLTYLTALVIWGYCIVKGAAYFHNKMANSVLHSPMSFFDTTPVGRILNRFTEDIGKIDMHLPWMLIGFISTVLNGLVTFGVIFYSLPGMFLVIAGLLFVYNYFRVRFIPTARELKRLESVAKSPVLATIQESINGVETIKAFFQRDRFVHKSKKFIDDKALIGVVIQNCNRWLSMRLQSISSSIMFCTALLAVVTLGGKHPILPSVLGFVMTYSLTITYILNSVVRYWADMQSGGVAIERIIEYCDLPSEAPMIIEEKRPDKSWPAHGVVNFKKYSTAYRAHLDPVLREIELTIASKEKVGIVGRTGAGKSSLTLALFRIIEATGGDIEIDGINIGEIGLYDLRHHLTIIPQEAHTFRASVRENLDPFGEYNDEKLWRALELAHLKEHVEKMESDPTEAEKEASKNPDELPKKHGLDADIEEGGSNLSAGQKQLLCLARALLNETSKILVLDEATAAVDFQTDKIIQETIREQFKDKTILTIAHRIDTIMDSDKILVLDQGQVAEFDTPENLLKNKNSIFYSLSKEGGYID